AACTGATGAAATTTATACGGAAGAATTTGATTATATCATAATGGCGACAGGATATCGGGTTCCAGACATTACTGAACTATTCCCTTCTGCATCTGAACTGATAGCACTGGCTGAAGATAATAGTATTACACTCGATCGCAATTATAGCGTGAGTATTAATCGTCCCTTGGCAGGGAAAATCTATTTACCTGGCATGTCAGAAGCGCATCACGGTCTATCCGCTACCTTGCTATCGCTATTACCGATAAGAGCCAACGAAATTGTTCGTGATGTCACGAATACCCTGAGTGTTAAAGCCGCTTCGGTGTCAGCTGAGGTCGTCAATGCCAATTAAGCAGAATTTCGATGTTGTGGTGCTGGGCGCAGGTATTCTGGGAGCTGCGACAGCACATGAACTGACCCGCAGAGGTTTAAAAACGGCGCTGTTGGAGCGTGGCGTGCCTGCACAAGGCTGTACGTCTTACTCTGGCGGTATTGTGCGGGTTTATCACAGCAGTGATTACCTGACGGAGCTTGCTGCCAATGCCTTCAAATATTATCTGGATTTTGAGGGAAATACGGGCGTTCCTGCCACCTTTATTCGCACAGGGTATCTCTATTTCCCTCCGGTGCAGGATAAGGCCCGGGTTCAGGAAAAAATTCAGCATCTTCAGGCAAAAATAGACATTGAATGGCTGGATTACCGGCAAGTTGCTGAGAAATTTCCCTCTATCCGTTGTGAGGATGGGGCGGTTTATGAAGCTAAAGCCGGTTATATGGCACCCGCTGAGGTCACTCGGGCATTTATTCATGCCGCGACTGCGAAAGGTCTGGCTGTTTATCCTGGAACCGAGGTCTACAGGCTTATTCGCAGCGGGAACCGAATTGTCGGTGTGGCGACATCACAAGGCGTATTTACTGCCGGTCATGTGGTCGTCGCCATGGGGCCTAATACCCCCATGTTTCTGGACAAAAATAATATCCCTCACCATTTATGGTCACAGCGTATTCAGGTTGATATCAGGAAACCTTCGTCGGCGATTACCGGTCATCCGGCATGGATTGATGATGTGCATGACTTGAACGGCCGACCCTGTGAAAACGGTGATTTTCTATTGGGCTACCCCACAAATGATCGTGTATTTGTCGATGGCGTTACGCCCGGCAGCACTATATATAGCGACGTCACCAATATGATGGGGCAGAAAAGGTTCGATTGGGTTAGCGGCTCTGAACAACGAGGCTCCTGGTCGAGTTTTGACTGTTATTCACCGCAGGGGACAGGGGCTGCTGAAAGCATTGATGGAATAGCGTCATTAAGCCTGTTAACCGGTTATTCGGGGGGCGGATTTAAATTAGCGCCAGAGTTAGCCAAACGCCTCACTGACCACATTATTAAGGAATAAACATGTCG
This sequence is a window from Dickeya aquatica. Protein-coding genes within it:
- a CDS encoding NAD(P)/FAD-dependent oxidoreductase gives rise to the protein MPIKQNFDVVVLGAGILGAATAHELTRRGLKTALLERGVPAQGCTSYSGGIVRVYHSSDYLTELAANAFKYYLDFEGNTGVPATFIRTGYLYFPPVQDKARVQEKIQHLQAKIDIEWLDYRQVAEKFPSIRCEDGAVYEAKAGYMAPAEVTRAFIHAATAKGLAVYPGTEVYRLIRSGNRIVGVATSQGVFTAGHVVVAMGPNTPMFLDKNNIPHHLWSQRIQVDIRKPSSAITGHPAWIDDVHDLNGRPCENGDFLLGYPTNDRVFVDGVTPGSTIYSDVTNMMGQKRFDWVSGSEQRGSWSSFDCYSPQGTGAAESIDGIASLSLLTGYSGGGFKLAPELAKRLTDHIIKE